A region of the Longimicrobiaceae bacterium genome:
GCCGACACGCTGGAGCGGATCGCCCGGCGGGGGGCGCGGGAGGGGTTCTACGAGGGGGAGACGGCGGAGCGGATCTGCTGCGCGTTGCAGCCGGGCGGATCCCCCCTGCGCCCGGAGGACTTCGCCGCCTTCCGCGCGGAGTGGGTGGAGCCCGTCTCGACGGAGTACCGCGGGCTCACCCTCCACGAGCTCCCGCCCAACTCCCAGGGCTTCACCGCGCTGCAGATCCTCAACCTCGTGGAGGGGTTCGACGTGGGGGCGTGGGGCGACGGCACCGCGGACTACTACCACCACCTGGCCGAGGCGGTGAAACTGGCCCTCGCCGACCGGGACGAGTGGCTCACCGACCCGCGCTTCGTGGACGTCCCGCTCCGCCGCCTCCTCTCGAAGGAGTACGCCGCCGAGCGCCGCCGGCTCATCGACCCGGACCGCGCCCTCCCGGTGGGCGGGGTGGCGCCCGGAATCCGCTTCGGCCCGGCGGCGCGGCGGACGCCGCTGGCAGGCGACACCTGCTACTTCTGCGCGGTGGACGGAGAGGGGATGGCGGCCTCGGTGATCCAGTCGCTCTACCAGGAATTCGGGAGCATGGAGGCCGGCGGCGACACCGGTGTGATCCTGCAGAACCGCGGGACCTGCTTCTCCCTGGACGACCGCCACCCCAACCGGCTGGAGCCGGGGAAGCGGACCTTCCACACCCTGATGCCGGCCATGGCCTTCCGCGGCGGGGAGCCGTACCTGGCCTTCGGCACCATGGGGGGAAACGGTCAGGCGCAGACGCACGCGGCGCTCGTCACCCGGATCGTGGACTTCGGCTACGACGTGCAGCAGGCCATCGAGGCGCCCCGCTGGGTGGTGGGGCGCACCCTCGGGCGGGACGTGGAGGAGCTGCACCTGGAGGGGCGCACCTCCCACGCGGTGGTGGGGGAGCTCTTCGCGCGCGGCCACGACGTCCGCATGGCGATGGACTGGGACGAGGACATGGGGCACGCGCAGGCCATCCGCATCCACCGCGACACCGGCCTCCTGGAGGGGGGCGCCGATCCGCGGGGGGACGGCGCGGCGCTGGGGTTCTGAGCGGATGAAGAAAGCGCCCCCGCCGCGAGCGTCGCGGCGGGGGCGCTTCTTCACCTTGCCAGAACCGGCTCAGGGCACGGTCGAGTACAGCAGCGCGTTCACGAGCATCGGCTGGGTGGCGCGCCAGAAGAGGCGGAAGACCGGATCGTCCGCGAAGAGCACCACGCTCCCCCGCCCCACGCGCTTGGTCACCAGCCAGGCGCCCTCCTCCAGCCGCTTCAGGTTGGCGGGCGAGATCACCCCGGAGATCCGCTGCAGTCCCTTGGGGAAGTGGGCGACCGTCTCCACCCCCGCCGCCGGCTCGAAGACGAGCCCGCCCTCGTGCAGGGCGAAGCCCCGCTCGGGGCGGCCGTCGGTGCCGGCGCCCCAGGCCAGCGGGTGCGCGGGATCCAGGCGCAGCGGGAGGATCGTCCCCGGCACCTGCTCGCGCCACTCTTCCCGCTCGCGCTCCTCCCGCCCGGCGAGCAGC
Encoded here:
- the ggt gene encoding gamma-glutamyltransferase, which produces MSNETGSRTGRPPTFAPRAMVAAPHYLATSAGLDVLRRGGSAVDAAIAVNAVLAVVYPHWCGIGGDGFWLVHDPRRGGVEGLNASGPAARLATRDYYRERGHPEEIPARGPLAALTVPGAVDGWRMAHERFGRLPWEELFADAVRYAREGAPVARSLASWLSRRLDQLAGHSAASLVTGGRGPLREGARVAHPGLADTLERIARRGAREGFYEGETAERICCALQPGGSPLRPEDFAAFRAEWVEPVSTEYRGLTLHELPPNSQGFTALQILNLVEGFDVGAWGDGTADYYHHLAEAVKLALADRDEWLTDPRFVDVPLRRLLSKEYAAERRRLIDPDRALPVGGVAPGIRFGPAARRTPLAGDTCYFCAVDGEGMAASVIQSLYQEFGSMEAGGDTGVILQNRGTCFSLDDRHPNRLEPGKRTFHTLMPAMAFRGGEPYLAFGTMGGNGQAQTHAALVTRIVDFGYDVQQAIEAPRWVVGRTLGRDVEELHLEGRTSHAVVGELFARGHDVRMAMDWDEDMGHAQAIRIHRDTGLLEGGADPRGDGAALGF